A window of Glycine soja cultivar W05 chromosome 2, ASM419377v2, whole genome shotgun sequence genomic DNA:
ACAGCATCTGCAATCATCTCTTATTATTACTTCAAAGTGGCGATCACACTATCATTCATTCAGCTGATCTTGAAGATTTTGTGGCAGGCATAAAACCTGCAATGAGATGGCTTTCTTCCCAGCAAATTTCATGCTCCAAACCCCTCACCATGATgatcaccatcatcatcaacCTCCACCTTCTCTCACCTCAATTCTACCAACGTGTGCACCTCAAGAATATCATGGTACACTCTCTCTCTAAAAACTAAGTATCAGATCAACACAAGCACACACTCAACTCAAATATTCTGTTTTTTGATcaacaaatgttaattgttagtttgttagtttttgttggcAGGAGGGATTGAACCGACAACATTTTCCTCCATTCCTTCTTTCTTAACCATCCAATCAACCTTATATGTCCTTCTGATATTGTGTTCCTAATGTTGATGCAGGGGGAGTGACCATTCTAGGAAAGAGATCCATGTCATTTTCATCAGGGATTGAGCATGGAGAAGAGGCCAATAATGCTGAGGAAGATTTGTCTGATGATGGATCACAAGCAggggagaagaagagaaggcTCAACATGGAGCAAGTGAAGACACTTGAGAAGAGCTTTGAGTTGGGGAACAAGCTTGAGCCAGAGAGAAAAATGCAGCTTGCAAGAGCACTTGGCTTGCAACCAAGACAAATTGCTATATGGTTCCAGAATAGAAGGGCCAGGTGGAAGACCAAGCAGTTGGAGAAAGACTATGATGTTCTCAAAAGACAGTATGAAGCTGTCAAGTCAGATAATGATGCACTTCAAGCTCAGAACCAAAAACTTCAGGCTGAGGTTAGTAGTTTTTCCTTCTAACTCAATCAAATTCTAATCATTTGGATTTAGTGCTGTAGTGTAGTATATCTATCTCCTGATTACTttcacatcattttttttcttttgaatttttctttttcttatggaaaagtggagaaaaaaataaaaataaaagatgaagcCCCCTTTTGACATGTTGAATTTCTGCTATGAGACTGTTTTGATGAGATTGTTTTGATTCTGTAGAATAAAGCTTTGCGGTAGCAATGAtgatccttctttttttttttttttaaatttcccaAGTGTTTATGCTTTTTTGACTTGTGTGTTTAGTTTTCAGAACCGTTCGTTTCACCCCCTTCTCTAACTAGTGACTTTCTATAAAGTTGTACTTTTTCCTTTCATCTACAGTGACTTCAAGATTCAATGATCCATCATCTCTCTCCAATGACATCTTCCATTATTTCTCTCTCTTGCATAGTTCACTTGCTTTGTTTTGCACATAacagttttaatttttcaatttctcaTCATACATACCATATTCTAGTTTCTAGATATTCTATAAAACTCTCATCATGTTGGCACTTTTAGGGGTGGTGTTTGATGTTAGCCTTTTAGGTCCTACTTTTCTGCATGCATATATCATATTGCATGTTGTTTTGTTATTAGTGTACCCTTATTGGATTAAGTAATATTTCTGGTGCAGATATTGGCACTGAAAAGTAGAGAGCCAACAGAATCCATAAACCTTAACAAAGAAACAGAAGGATCCTGCAGCAATAGAAGTGAGAACAGCTCAGACATCAAGTTGGATATCTCAAGGACACCAGCTATTGACAGTCCTCATTCTACACATCAGC
This region includes:
- the LOC114378921 gene encoding homeobox-leucine zipper protein ATHB-13-like isoform X1, which produces MWHKTCNEMAFFPANFMLQTPHHDDHHHHQPPPSLTSILPTCAPQEYHGGVTILGKRSMSFSSGIEHGEEANNAEEDLSDDGSQAGEKKRRLNMEQVKTLEKSFELGNKLEPERKMQLARALGLQPRQIAIWFQNRRARWKTKQLEKDYDVLKRQYEAVKSDNDALQAQNQKLQAEILALKSREPTESINLNKETEGSCSNRSENSSDIKLDISRTPAIDSPHSTHQQQPSRPFFPPSSVRPAGVAQLFQTSSRPELASCQKIDQMVKEESLSNMFCGMDDQSGFWPWLEQQHFN
- the LOC114378921 gene encoding homeobox-leucine zipper protein ATHB-13-like isoform X2, producing MAFFPANFMLQTPHHDDHHHHQPPPSLTSILPTCAPQEYHGGVTILGKRSMSFSSGIEHGEEANNAEEDLSDDGSQAGEKKRRLNMEQVKTLEKSFELGNKLEPERKMQLARALGLQPRQIAIWFQNRRARWKTKQLEKDYDVLKRQYEAVKSDNDALQAQNQKLQAEILALKSREPTESINLNKETEGSCSNRSENSSDIKLDISRTPAIDSPHSTHQQQPSRPFFPPSSVRPAGVAQLFQTSSRPELASCQKIDQMVKEESLSNMFCGMDDQSGFWPWLEQQHFN